In Chryseobacterium camelliae, one DNA window encodes the following:
- a CDS encoding FUSC family protein, with translation MKILDMIIAVLAIIIPLVFGYFIDYAQLGVVAGLAGLMLSQDHFRTSLKEQFDQSFSTALASGIAFIAGLRLTGHFYLSLFAIPVIIFTITTLGRFSRKWMRASVLFSIFLVIGYGSGSTGKIAFVTAVTFILGIIWVQLLLLIMHPVYMGYLKRKKVLWKEEPKRSISNKQLWLHWKKGLKSLKGWQFQLRLTLCIVIAQIIRYFISEHHTYWILLTITIVIQYNLEHSTERIVGRSMGTLIGVCISMILAFLKGPAELYFSILVFLTILRSFFSKKNYFLYSLASTPLIMALLGFGKPMTDAIFTDRIFTTCLGCIISFIFGYYIWKKYILKPSAEVKK, from the coding sequence ATGAAAATATTAGATATGATTATAGCTGTTTTGGCTATAATTATTCCCCTCGTCTTCGGCTATTTTATAGATTATGCGCAATTAGGTGTAGTTGCAGGTTTAGCGGGGTTAATGCTAAGCCAGGACCATTTCAGAACATCATTAAAAGAGCAGTTTGATCAATCCTTTTCTACTGCTTTAGCAAGTGGTATTGCTTTTATAGCAGGTTTAAGGCTCACTGGACACTTTTACTTATCACTATTTGCAATTCCTGTGATTATATTTACCATAACTACCTTAGGGAGATTCAGCAGGAAGTGGATGAGGGCATCAGTATTGTTTTCGATATTTTTAGTAATAGGTTACGGTTCCGGTTCAACGGGCAAAATAGCCTTTGTTACAGCAGTTACATTTATACTGGGTATTATCTGGGTGCAGTTGCTGCTCCTCATCATGCATCCTGTTTACATGGGATATTTAAAGAGAAAAAAAGTCCTGTGGAAGGAAGAGCCTAAACGCAGTATTTCTAATAAGCAATTATGGTTGCACTGGAAAAAAGGTTTAAAAAGTTTAAAAGGCTGGCAGTTCCAGTTAAGGCTTACCTTATGCATTGTAATTGCACAGATTATCCGGTATTTTATTTCGGAGCATCATACGTATTGGATTTTGCTTACGATCACCATTGTAATACAATATAATCTCGAACATTCTACAGAAAGGATAGTAGGCCGAAGTATGGGCACCCTGATTGGGGTATGTATCTCAATGATATTGGCATTTCTGAAAGGACCTGCTGAACTGTATTTCTCCATATTGGTATTTCTGACTATTCTGCGTTCATTTTTTTCGAAAAAAAACTATTTCCTTTATTCATTGGCCAGTACACCACTGATCATGGCCTTATTGGGATTTGGGAAACCAATGACAGACGCTATTTTTACGGACAGGATTTTCACTACCTGTTTAGGTTGTATAATTTCATTTATTTTCGGTTACTATATTTGGAAAAAGTATATACTGAAACCATCTGCTGAAGTTAAAAAGTAA
- a CDS encoding MarR family winged helix-turn-helix transcriptional regulator produces the protein MENSPRITLLLSQFLTLYKNNLNALLARNDIDLTTEMSTVLAILWKKDKRKQQEIADILLRDKGGITKIINNLEKRGLVKRVADEADARTKIIALTDTGKDLEKQVDPLSRGLLEKALGNIDEEVLATTRYALNQMIQQLK, from the coding sequence ATGGAAAATTCACCCCGAATTACTTTACTGCTATCTCAGTTTCTTACACTATACAAGAATAACCTCAATGCTTTATTGGCAAGAAATGATATTGATCTTACTACTGAAATGAGTACTGTGCTTGCTATTCTCTGGAAAAAAGATAAACGTAAGCAACAGGAAATAGCGGATATTCTTCTAAGGGATAAAGGAGGTATTACAAAAATTATCAATAATCTTGAAAAGAGAGGGCTGGTGAAAAGAGTTGCAGATGAAGCTGATGCCAGAACCAAAATTATTGCTTTAACAGATACCGGAAAGGACCTGGAAAAACAAGTTGACCCACTTTCAAGGGGCCTGCTCGAAAAAGCCCTGGGAAACATAGATGAAGAAGTATTGGCCACAACACGATATGCACTGAATCAAATGATTCAACAATTGAAATAA
- a CDS encoding pyridoxamine 5'-phosphate oxidase family protein, translating into MITEEVKDYIRRSVLCWLATSNKNNEPNVSPKEMFTYYGETTLLIAHIASPNTVENINANPNVCVSFIDVFVQKGYKIKGIAKIIEKTDSTYPEKLNVLTDLFSNRFPIRSIIEIEVKKVDTIVAPSYYLYPETTEESQVESALKTYQVKAVHTNKMHG; encoded by the coding sequence ATGATTACAGAAGAAGTTAAAGACTACATCCGCCGGAGCGTACTATGCTGGCTCGCTACCTCCAATAAAAACAATGAACCTAATGTCTCCCCCAAAGAAATGTTCACCTATTATGGTGAAACTACTTTATTGATTGCCCATATTGCATCTCCTAATACTGTTGAAAATATTAATGCCAATCCAAATGTCTGCGTGAGTTTCATAGATGTATTTGTTCAGAAAGGGTACAAAATAAAAGGGATTGCCAAAATAATTGAGAAAACCGACAGTACTTATCCGGAAAAACTCAATGTACTGACCGATCTTTTTTCCAATCGGTTTCCTATCCGTTCCATCATCGAAATTGAGGTTAAAAAGGTTGATACAATTGTTGCGCCCAGCTACTACCTTTATCCGGAAACTACAGAAGAAAGCCAGGTGGAAAGTGCCCTGAAAACCTATCAGGTAAAGGCTGTCCATACAAACAAAATGCACGGATGA
- a CDS encoding carbon-nitrogen hydrolase family protein produces the protein MKIAAAQIRPISGNIPENIHLHTQCINQAIAHQADAIFFPELSLTGYEPELAKELASDQNDTRLDCFQEISTRNNIIIGLGLPTRSNRGIMISMILFQPAIPRQTYSKQQLHADEFPYFIHGENQILLTINDEKIAPGICYETMQHSHAEHAYQMGMNIYVACVAKSQNGIDKALIHYPEVAKKFSVPVLMSNCIGPCDSFESAGQTSVWTQHGHIAGQLDEKAEGILIFDTETEKAVAVSLQKF, from the coding sequence ATGAAAATAGCAGCAGCACAGATAAGGCCCATTTCAGGAAATATTCCCGAAAATATTCATCTGCATACACAATGTATTAATCAGGCTATTGCTCATCAGGCAGACGCCATCTTTTTCCCGGAACTTTCCTTAACAGGCTATGAGCCGGAACTGGCTAAAGAACTGGCTTCCGATCAAAACGATACAAGGCTGGACTGCTTCCAGGAAATCAGCACCAGAAATAATATAATCATCGGGCTGGGCTTGCCGACGCGTTCCAATCGGGGAATTATGATTAGCATGATTCTGTTTCAGCCGGCGATACCCAGGCAGACCTATTCAAAACAACAGCTGCACGCCGACGAATTTCCATATTTCATTCATGGCGAAAATCAAATTCTTTTGACCATCAACGATGAAAAGATCGCACCCGGCATCTGCTACGAAACCATGCAGCACTCTCATGCAGAGCATGCCTATCAAATGGGCATGAATATTTATGTTGCGTGCGTGGCTAAATCGCAGAATGGCATCGACAAAGCATTGATACACTATCCCGAAGTTGCAAAAAAATTCTCAGTCCCGGTACTGATGTCTAACTGCATTGGGCCTTGCGACAGTTTTGAAAGTGCCGGACAAACAAGCGTATGGACACAACATGGACATATAGCCGGCCAGCTGGATGAAAAAGCGGAAGGGATATTGATCTTTGATACTGAAACAGAAAAAGCCGTAGCAGTATCACTTCAAAAATTTTAA
- a CDS encoding suppressor of fused domain protein, which produces MDTEEYRKQFNEENAVGWECIDRELLNIYPDQQPLHFVPELHYMVGGNDPLDGISVYKSRRQANHFHFVTYGFSDLYYNEKAAGGEFSKFGFELTFRLAMEHEDDNISWACNLLQNLARYVFKTGKWFEEYHLIPANGPIRSGFDTDITALSFVLDPELGKIDSPHGEVSFLQVVGLTTSEYHQLEQDPRPSETEKLLDTLKQSNPLLITDLKRQSL; this is translated from the coding sequence ATGGATACAGAAGAATACAGGAAACAGTTTAACGAAGAAAATGCTGTAGGCTGGGAATGTATTGACCGGGAGCTGCTTAACATTTATCCTGACCAACAACCGCTTCATTTTGTACCTGAACTCCACTATATGGTAGGTGGAAATGATCCGCTTGATGGCATCAGTGTTTATAAAAGCCGGAGACAGGCCAATCATTTTCATTTTGTAACGTATGGATTTTCTGATCTTTACTATAATGAAAAAGCAGCAGGCGGTGAATTCAGTAAATTCGGTTTCGAGCTGACTTTCAGGCTTGCTATGGAACATGAAGATGATAATATATCCTGGGCCTGTAACCTCCTTCAGAATCTTGCCCGCTACGTCTTCAAGACCGGAAAGTGGTTTGAAGAATACCACCTCATCCCGGCTAACGGACCGATAAGAAGCGGATTTGATACTGATATCACAGCACTTTCTTTTGTCCTTGATCCTGAACTTGGGAAAATAGATAGTCCGCACGGGGAAGTTTCTTTCCTTCAGGTCGTTGGGCTTACTACCAGTGAATACCACCAGCTTGAACAGGATCCCAGACCTTCAGAAACAGAAAAATTACTGGACACCCTGAAGCAGAGCAATCCGCTGCTTATCACTGATCTTAAACGTCAATCACTGTAA
- a CDS encoding aspartate/glutamate racemase family protein, whose amino-acid sequence MKKVGLIGGLSWVSTLDYYTLINEGVNAKLGGLNFAEILIYSLNFGDIQAKTWPHSFPLLLTACESVKKAGAEAIALCANTAHLFADRLEEEVGLPVIHIVSETAKAIQKTGLKKVGLLGTKFVMEMDFYKQKLEEYGLEVLVPADQEVRDYIQYTVKEELGAGVVKPETKKEYLKIVADLENQGAECIILGCTEIPMLLSQEDFTLPVFDSTKIHSEAIVEYLLSSK is encoded by the coding sequence ATGAAAAAAGTAGGTCTGATCGGCGGATTAAGCTGGGTCTCCACCTTAGATTACTACACATTAATCAATGAAGGCGTCAATGCCAAACTCGGCGGACTGAATTTCGCTGAAATCCTTATCTACTCCCTGAACTTTGGAGATATCCAGGCTAAAACCTGGCCCCACTCCTTCCCTCTTCTGCTTACAGCCTGCGAAAGCGTGAAAAAAGCTGGGGCCGAAGCTATTGCACTATGTGCCAATACGGCCCATCTTTTTGCCGACAGGCTGGAAGAGGAGGTTGGCCTTCCGGTTATTCACATCGTATCTGAAACCGCAAAGGCCATTCAGAAAACTGGCCTCAAAAAAGTAGGGCTTCTGGGTACTAAATTCGTGATGGAAATGGATTTTTACAAACAGAAGCTGGAAGAATACGGCCTTGAGGTGCTGGTTCCGGCAGATCAGGAAGTACGGGATTATATTCAGTATACAGTAAAAGAGGAATTGGGAGCCGGTGTGGTAAAACCCGAGACCAAAAAGGAGTACCTGAAGATTGTCGCAGATCTGGAAAACCAGGGAGCCGAATGCATTATTCTGGGATGCACGGAAATTCCGATGCTCTTAAGCCAGGAAGATTTTACCCTGCCGGTTTTCGACAGTACGAAAATCCATTCGGAAGCGATCGTGGAGTATTTGCTGTCATCAAAATAA
- a CDS encoding DUF2834 domain-containing protein — translation MKYVYLLLCIAGTLLPLSQFFPFVTQYGLNVNLFFSQLFANRISSFFAMDVLVSAVVMIIFIAYESRRLNISNTWICYAGLVFAGVSCALPLFLFMRENRLRSEIQNQR, via the coding sequence ATGAAATACGTGTATTTACTGTTATGCATTGCAGGAACGCTCCTGCCGCTGTCCCAGTTTTTCCCGTTTGTAACACAATACGGACTCAATGTCAATCTTTTTTTCAGCCAGCTGTTCGCCAACAGAATATCATCATTTTTTGCTATGGATGTGCTGGTTTCAGCAGTGGTAATGATCATTTTTATAGCGTATGAGTCCAGAAGGCTGAATATCAGCAACACATGGATCTGTTATGCAGGACTTGTCTTTGCCGGTGTTTCCTGCGCTTTGCCTTTATTTCTGTTCATGAGAGAGAACAGACTCAGATCTGAAATACAAAATCAAAGGTAG
- a CDS encoding LysE family translocator: MIPFHELLFFALAALVLVISPGPNMIYLISRTITQGRKAGLTSLAGVICGFMFHIVMVSFGLTAILFAVPYAYFVLKTLGTIYLLYLAYQAIKPNSRNIFDVDKNIKIDAPKKLFSVGFLTNVLNPKVAVFYLSFFPQFIKTEYGSVLTQSLELGITQVFVSFSINFIIVLTAAKAALFFAKNPLWIRVQKWFMASVLTFLAVKMALSKAK; this comes from the coding sequence ATGATCCCATTTCACGAACTTTTATTTTTCGCTTTGGCAGCTCTGGTCCTGGTTATCAGTCCCGGACCCAACATGATTTATCTGATTTCCCGCACGATTACTCAGGGACGAAAAGCCGGCTTAACCTCACTTGCAGGAGTTATCTGCGGATTTATGTTCCACATTGTTATGGTGTCCTTTGGCCTGACAGCCATTTTGTTTGCGGTCCCATATGCCTATTTCGTACTAAAGACCCTAGGAACGATCTATCTGCTTTATCTTGCTTATCAGGCCATAAAACCCAACAGCAGGAATATTTTTGATGTGGATAAAAACATAAAGATTGACGCCCCTAAAAAACTATTTTCTGTAGGCTTCCTTACCAATGTCCTGAATCCCAAAGTTGCCGTTTTTTACCTGTCTTTTTTTCCGCAGTTCATTAAAACGGAATACGGGTCTGTCCTTACACAAAGTCTTGAACTTGGTATTACCCAGGTCTTTGTAAGCTTCAGCATCAATTTCATCATCGTTCTTACTGCTGCAAAAGCCGCTTTATTCTTTGCTAAAAATCCGCTGTGGATTCGGGTTCAGAAATGGTTTATGGCCAGTGTACTGACATTTCTAGCAGTGAAAATGGCCCTTTCAAAAGCAAAATAA
- a CDS encoding DUF1761 domain-containing protein: MEIYFNWLAVLAATAAGMAVAAIWYTKLVGKAWTVITGITTQGGNTAFVLLLISNFITAAGLNFIIGISKTYYHGNTVQACLTAGFITWIAFSAATLVQHNAFEQKPSELTLINTLYQLALYMIMAMVIGMIG; this comes from the coding sequence ATGGAAATTTATTTTAACTGGCTGGCAGTTTTGGCTGCAACAGCTGCAGGTATGGCCGTTGCTGCCATATGGTATACAAAACTGGTAGGTAAAGCCTGGACTGTTATTACCGGAATTACTACCCAAGGCGGCAATACAGCATTTGTTCTCTTACTGATCTCTAATTTCATTACCGCTGCCGGACTGAATTTCATCATCGGCATCAGCAAGACTTATTATCATGGAAATACGGTCCAGGCTTGCTTAACAGCCGGATTTATTACTTGGATCGCGTTTTCTGCAGCAACACTTGTACAGCATAACGCTTTTGAACAGAAGCCTTCGGAATTAACACTGATCAATACGCTGTATCAACTGGCACTGTATATGATCATGGCTATGGTAATTGGTATGATAGGTTGA
- a CDS encoding cupin domain-containing protein produces the protein MKISNVSPALEAIDNDCSISAKIVCLTGDEHASVFAIELHPGQFIPVHYHTKGIEMYYILSGEGLILVRDIQDARPTWKHILRVSSGDCFSIYPGQVHKFENNSAQNVQLLVTAPMSHTNDEDRFFVVESDS, from the coding sequence ATGAAAATCAGCAATGTCAGCCCGGCCCTGGAAGCAATCGATAACGACTGCAGCATCAGTGCGAAAATAGTATGCCTCACCGGCGATGAGCATGCTTCAGTTTTTGCCATAGAATTGCATCCCGGACAATTTATTCCGGTGCATTACCATACAAAAGGAATAGAAATGTATTATATCCTTTCCGGTGAGGGGCTCATCCTTGTAAGGGATATACAAGATGCCCGGCCGACTTGGAAACATATTCTGCGGGTTTCCTCCGGGGATTGCTTTTCCATCTACCCTGGACAGGTCCATAAGTTTGAAAATAATTCAGCCCAAAACGTACAGCTTCTCGTCACCGCTCCCATGTCTCATACCAATGATGAGGACCGTTTCTTCGTAGTCGAGTCTGATTCCTAA
- a CDS encoding tautomerase family protein: MPLVRISLSETYPQDSIDSISSSVHKALMEAFHIPEDDYFHIIESLGGQSLKYPSEYLGIRHSAKIMYIQIFASKGRTLQQKELLYRRIAEHIKDSTGIPSNDIIILLTEIDGKENWSFGNGAIQNFTHI; encoded by the coding sequence ATGCCATTAGTAAGAATTTCACTTTCAGAAACTTATCCACAGGACAGTATTGACAGCATCTCATCATCCGTCCACAAAGCATTAATGGAAGCATTCCATATCCCGGAAGATGATTACTTTCATATCATTGAATCCCTGGGCGGCCAATCCCTGAAATATCCCAGTGAATACCTGGGAATCAGGCATTCAGCTAAAATAATGTATATTCAGATTTTTGCTTCCAAGGGACGGACTTTGCAGCAGAAAGAACTTCTGTACAGGCGCATAGCAGAGCATATAAAAGACAGTACAGGCATTCCATCCAATGACATCATCATTCTCTTAACCGAGATAGACGGCAAAGAAAACTGGTCTTTCGGAAACGGAGCCATACAAAACTTTACACATATCTAA
- a CDS encoding Crp/Fnr family transcriptional regulator, with amino-acid sequence MLTEENITLFRTIARKVTLRKGEFFVRENECCQWLGIVESGTLYSYFEDAEGDIIVNELYSKQSVVTSYRSFSTGIPSPAFVKAYSDTVIHVLDKDLYNKLIADRKYLLLFKDILEELYINKCFKETSLVKLKAKERYLECIAARKHIEQDFPQHLIASYLKIRPETLSRLKSLDLHQGRT; translated from the coding sequence ATGCTTACAGAAGAAAATATCACCCTGTTCAGGACAATAGCCCGAAAAGTCACACTCCGAAAAGGCGAATTCTTTGTACGGGAAAATGAATGTTGTCAGTGGTTAGGAATAGTGGAAAGCGGAACACTGTATTCTTACTTTGAAGATGCAGAGGGAGATATCATCGTCAACGAACTCTATAGTAAACAATCCGTTGTCACTTCATACAGGAGCTTTTCAACGGGGATCCCTTCTCCGGCTTTTGTGAAGGCCTACTCGGATACTGTTATTCATGTGTTAGATAAAGATCTGTACAATAAATTGATAGCTGACCGTAAATACCTGCTGCTGTTTAAAGATATTCTCGAAGAACTCTACATCAACAAATGTTTTAAGGAAACTTCACTGGTGAAATTAAAAGCAAAAGAGCGTTACCTGGAATGTATCGCTGCAAGAAAGCATATTGAGCAGGATTTTCCTCAACATCTTATCGCTTCTTATCTGAAGATCCGTCCGGAGACTTTATCCCGGCTTAAAAGCCTTGACCTACATCAAGGCCGTACTTAA
- a CDS encoding epoxide hydrolase family protein, giving the protein MEKFEINVPESELTELQWRLKQTRWTDEPLNAGWDYGTNPEYLKILVDYWRNGYDWRKQELLLNQFPQFIAEIKGIKIHFLYIKGKSKNSKPLILTHGWPDSFYRFYKVIPMLTNPGSTGDYPDVSFDLVIPSIPGFGFSEKIAVNTDETAAIWARLMTEVLGYNHFFAAGGDLGTPITKSLANQFPECVKAIHLTDVGYPTGEEDWSQMSAAEQAFGRFIQNWWYTEGAYNMIQSTKPQTLGYALNDSPVGLASWIIEKFNSWSDHRGHIENTFTKDELITNIMIYWITQTINTSIRTYAEDARTSWMGGLRSQKRVEAPTGVSVFHAEAPIPEEWANRMANVTYFKRLDTGGHFAPMEQPELWTSEIKNFFYPKE; this is encoded by the coding sequence ATGGAAAAATTTGAAATCAATGTTCCGGAAAGCGAACTTACAGAACTTCAATGGAGACTAAAACAAACACGATGGACAGATGAGCCTCTAAATGCTGGCTGGGACTATGGAACGAACCCGGAGTACCTGAAAATCCTGGTTGATTATTGGAGGAATGGTTACGATTGGCGGAAACAGGAACTTTTGCTCAATCAGTTTCCTCAATTCATTGCTGAAATTAAAGGGATAAAAATCCATTTCCTGTATATAAAAGGAAAGAGTAAAAATTCAAAACCCCTGATCTTAACGCACGGATGGCCGGACAGCTTTTACAGATTTTATAAAGTAATACCAATGCTGACAAATCCCGGAAGTACAGGTGATTATCCTGATGTATCGTTTGACTTGGTTATCCCTTCTATCCCCGGCTTTGGATTTTCAGAAAAAATAGCTGTAAATACTGACGAAACCGCAGCAATCTGGGCAAGATTAATGACAGAGGTTCTGGGATACAATCACTTTTTTGCTGCCGGAGGAGATCTGGGAACACCTATTACGAAATCATTGGCAAACCAATTCCCTGAATGTGTTAAAGCAATTCATCTTACGGATGTTGGCTATCCTACAGGTGAAGAGGATTGGTCTCAAATGTCAGCTGCTGAGCAGGCATTCGGACGTTTTATTCAGAACTGGTGGTATACAGAAGGAGCATACAATATGATTCAGTCAACCAAACCGCAGACTTTAGGATATGCGCTTAATGACTCTCCTGTGGGTTTGGCATCCTGGATCATTGAGAAGTTTAATTCATGGAGTGACCATAGAGGACATATTGAAAATACCTTTACCAAAGATGAGCTGATTACCAATATTATGATTTATTGGATAACACAAACAATAAATACTTCTATAAGAACCTATGCTGAAGATGCAAGGACTTCATGGATGGGAGGATTGAGGTCACAAAAAAGAGTTGAGGCTCCTACAGGAGTTAGTGTTTTCCATGCAGAAGCCCCTATTCCCGAAGAATGGGCGAATCGAATGGCGAATGTTACTTATTTTAAAAGGTTGGATACAGGCGGACATTTTGCACCTATGGAACAGCCTGAATTATGGACGAGCGAAATAAAAAACTTCTTTTATCCCAAAGAGTAA
- a CDS encoding helix-turn-helix transcriptional regulator — protein sequence MNDNHTIKRLPRLTAILNHLQSNKVITAGSLSKKFNVSIRTIYRDIRSLEESGVPVITEEGKGFSLMDGYRIPPVMFTEKEALSLITLEQIVLKMYDESLKKEFISSVEKIKAVLRLYSKEKSEIISQRLYIGKNFENIIKSSCLVDLEGALVNRLCVRIFYKALDETMSERIVEPFSFYHNPEENWLMAAFCRLRSDFRIFRIDRIESFTVLDEVFPPHKISMKQFVEKYL from the coding sequence ATGAATGATAATCATACTATAAAAAGACTTCCCCGGTTAACGGCAATTTTAAACCATTTACAATCCAACAAGGTCATAACTGCTGGATCGCTGTCTAAAAAATTTAATGTGAGTATCAGGACGATCTACAGGGACATCAGATCACTTGAAGAATCGGGTGTTCCGGTAATCACTGAAGAAGGTAAAGGCTTTTCTTTAATGGATGGATACAGGATTCCACCAGTCATGTTTACGGAAAAAGAAGCACTTTCATTAATTACACTTGAACAGATTGTTTTAAAAATGTACGATGAATCCTTGAAAAAAGAATTCATATCATCAGTCGAAAAAATTAAAGCTGTTCTCAGATTGTATAGTAAAGAAAAATCCGAGATCATATCCCAGAGACTTTATATCGGAAAAAATTTTGAAAACATTATAAAGAGTTCCTGCCTTGTCGATTTGGAGGGTGCTTTGGTTAACAGGCTCTGCGTAAGGATTTTCTATAAGGCTTTAGATGAAACAATGAGTGAAAGGATAGTTGAGCCTTTTTCATTCTATCACAATCCTGAAGAAAACTGGCTTATGGCAGCATTTTGCAGATTGCGGAGTGATTTCCGAATTTTCCGGATAGACCGGATAGAATCATTTACTGTGTTAGACGAAGTGTTTCCTCCACATAAGATATCAATGAAACAATTTGTAGAAAAATATTTGTGA
- a CDS encoding Crp/Fnr family transcriptional regulator, with protein MVHSLLSAIENVVAITDSEKSLIAGLFRLKRFEAGDFFLREGEVCKQIGFIEKGLVRYFINDDGEEKIYSFSKENQFTSNYESFGPQKPSKQSIQVLEDSSIYVISFQDLEKFYAEVRNGERFGRIMMSEVFIETLQNLNSLYTDSPQTRYENFIRENADLQQRISQYYIASYVGVKPQSLSRIRKRISF; from the coding sequence TTGGTCCATTCACTCCTTTCAGCCATAGAGAATGTAGTTGCCATCACCGATTCAGAAAAATCCCTGATAGCAGGCCTGTTCAGACTTAAACGGTTTGAAGCCGGTGACTTTTTCCTTCGTGAAGGAGAGGTATGCAAACAGATTGGTTTTATTGAGAAAGGTCTCGTACGGTACTTTATCAACGATGACGGGGAAGAGAAAATATATAGCTTTTCAAAAGAAAACCAGTTTACCAGCAACTATGAAAGCTTTGGGCCTCAGAAACCTTCAAAACAATCCATACAGGTTCTGGAAGATAGCAGCATATACGTCATCTCATTTCAGGATCTGGAAAAATTTTATGCTGAAGTACGAAACGGTGAACGGTTCGGAAGAATTATGATGAGTGAAGTTTTTATAGAAACATTACAAAACCTGAACTCACTGTATACAGACTCGCCACAAACCCGTTACGAAAATTTCATCCGTGAAAATGCTGATCTGCAGCAGAGAATTTCACAATATTATATCGCTTCATATGTAGGAGTAAAGCCTCAATCCTTAAGCCGAATCCGCAAAAGAATCTCGTTCTGA
- a CDS encoding DUF4267 domain-containing protein produces the protein MKNSFTKIAFWLCLLSGISLMYIGINFYVNPVQAELNYGISTSTASDYSFHYIKGIRDFFFGFIIICLLLRKQLNALGWVLLFGTTIPAADLGIVISHPDFSSGHLIAHAIAIVICMACGIYYSRNYTL, from the coding sequence ATGAAAAATTCATTTACAAAAATAGCTTTCTGGCTTTGTCTGCTCTCAGGAATATCGCTTATGTACATTGGCATCAACTTCTATGTGAATCCGGTCCAGGCCGAACTGAATTACGGAATCTCCACTTCAACTGCTTCAGATTATTCGTTTCATTACATAAAAGGAATAAGGGATTTTTTCTTCGGTTTTATAATCATCTGCCTTTTGCTCCGTAAACAACTGAATGCTTTGGGATGGGTCCTTCTTTTCGGAACCACGATTCCCGCGGCAGATTTAGGAATCGTAATCTCCCATCCAGATTTCAGCTCCGGTCATTTGATCGCCCATGCCATTGCTATTGTGATATGCATGGCATGCGGTATTTATTATTCCAGAAATTACACACTATGA